In Paenibacillus ihbetae, the following are encoded in one genomic region:
- a CDS encoding 3-hydroxyacyl-CoA dehydrogenase/enoyl-CoA hydratase family protein, producing MNQTTTREAVRGSGVASRNMTKAAVIGSGVMGSGIAAHLANAGIPCLLLDIVPKDLTPEEEKAGLTLDHPKVRNRLAAKAVAALPKSSTAPLYRADFVSRITPGNMEDHLSQLKEADWIIEVVTERLEIKKSILKTIEGVRKEGAIVSTNTSGISVNAMAEECGEEFRRHFLGTHFFNPPRHMKLLEIIPGFDTDPEITQFMVDFCTKRLGKGVVLAKDTPNFISNRIGTYGLLVTLQEMVKNSYSVEEVDAATGPVLGRPKSATFRTLDLVGIDTFVHVAKNVYDNVQDGHERDVFTVPDVLNELVSRGWIGEKGGQGFYKKVKGDQGSTILSLNLSTMEYNPSAKISSASIEAAKAVKGAKRKIKAFLGTKDRYSELAWNVLKQVLVYSAEKLGEIADSIQEIDNAMKWGFNWELGPFETWDLIGLPESVQRMEAEGLTVPAWVKDWIAAGNKTFYQAKDGQVFHYLKGEYKAVDAEPERISLSALKAQNRVIRSNTGANLIDIGDDVALLEFTSPNNAIGADILVMIQQSVEEVRANYRGLVLANEGRNFCVGANLMLMLMEAQSGDWDEVDDIIRLFQGSMMKLKRLEKPVVAAPHRMTLGGGVEACLPADRMIFSAETYFGLVETGVGLIPAGGGCKELALLASSRYPDPGSDPQPEINRMFEMVAMAKTSTSGHEAVQMYGRGADTVVMNQDYRIYEAKQAVLELDRAGYVPPQPGKARVVGRDGRAVLQMGAIDMKRGGYISDHDLLIAKKLAHILTGGDVPAGTVVSEEHLLDLEREAFLSLLGETKTQQRMQHMLAKGKPLRN from the coding sequence ATGAATCAAACCACTACCCGGGAAGCCGTCAGAGGCTCCGGCGTCGCTAGCCGAAACATGACCAAAGCCGCTGTCATCGGCTCCGGCGTGATGGGATCCGGCATTGCCGCCCATCTCGCCAATGCAGGCATCCCTTGCCTGCTGCTCGATATTGTTCCAAAGGATCTGACGCCGGAGGAGGAGAAGGCCGGTCTCACGCTGGACCATCCGAAGGTGCGTAACCGGTTGGCGGCCAAGGCTGTTGCCGCGCTGCCGAAATCAAGCACCGCTCCGCTGTACCGTGCCGATTTTGTCAGCCGCATTACGCCTGGGAATATGGAGGATCACCTGAGCCAGCTGAAGGAGGCCGACTGGATCATTGAGGTCGTCACCGAGCGGCTGGAGATCAAGAAGAGCATTCTGAAGACGATCGAAGGCGTTCGCAAGGAAGGAGCGATCGTTAGCACCAATACATCCGGGATCTCGGTCAATGCGATGGCGGAGGAGTGCGGCGAGGAATTCCGCAGGCATTTCCTGGGGACGCATTTTTTCAACCCCCCTCGCCATATGAAGCTGCTGGAGATCATTCCGGGGTTTGATACCGATCCCGAGATCACGCAGTTCATGGTGGATTTCTGCACGAAGCGTCTTGGCAAAGGCGTTGTGCTGGCGAAGGATACGCCGAATTTTATTTCGAACCGCATCGGCACCTACGGCCTGCTCGTCACGCTGCAGGAAATGGTAAAGAACAGCTACTCCGTCGAGGAAGTGGATGCGGCGACCGGGCCCGTGCTGGGACGGCCGAAAAGCGCCACCTTCCGCACGCTCGATCTGGTCGGAATCGATACGTTCGTCCATGTGGCGAAGAATGTGTACGACAACGTGCAGGACGGGCACGAGAGAGACGTATTTACAGTGCCTGACGTGCTGAATGAGCTCGTATCCCGCGGATGGATCGGGGAGAAGGGCGGCCAGGGCTTTTATAAGAAAGTAAAGGGAGATCAAGGCAGCACCATTTTGTCCCTGAATCTGTCCACGATGGAGTATAACCCGAGCGCTAAAATCAGCTCTGCATCCATTGAGGCGGCTAAGGCGGTGAAGGGGGCTAAGCGGAAGATCAAGGCGTTCCTCGGCACGAAGGACCGCTACTCGGAGCTCGCCTGGAATGTGCTGAAGCAGGTACTCGTGTACTCCGCCGAGAAGCTGGGCGAAATTGCAGATTCCATCCAGGAGATCGACAATGCCATGAAATGGGGCTTCAACTGGGAGCTGGGGCCGTTTGAGACCTGGGATCTGATCGGCCTGCCGGAATCGGTGCAGCGAATGGAAGCCGAGGGGCTGACGGTGCCGGCCTGGGTCAAGGACTGGATCGCCGCAGGGAATAAAACCTTCTATCAAGCGAAGGACGGTCAGGTGTTCCATTATTTGAAGGGTGAATACAAAGCCGTAGATGCAGAGCCGGAGCGGATCTCGCTATCGGCGCTCAAAGCACAGAATCGGGTGATCCGATCCAATACGGGGGCAAATCTGATCGATATCGGGGACGATGTCGCACTGCTGGAGTTCACGTCACCGAACAATGCGATCGGTGCGGACATTCTGGTCATGATCCAGCAGAGCGTGGAGGAAGTCCGGGCGAATTACCGCGGGTTGGTTCTTGCTAACGAAGGACGCAATTTCTGTGTCGGGGCGAATCTGATGCTCATGCTGATGGAGGCCCAAAGCGGTGATTGGGATGAGGTGGATGACATCATCCGTCTGTTCCAGGGCAGCATGATGAAGCTCAAACGGCTGGAGAAGCCGGTCGTGGCAGCGCCGCATCGGATGACGCTCGGCGGCGGCGTGGAGGCGTGCCTGCCGGCGGACCGGATGATTTTCTCGGCCGAAACCTACTTCGGCCTGGTAGAGACCGGTGTCGGCCTGATTCCAGCCGGCGGGGGCTGCAAGGAGCTCGCCCTGTTGGCTAGCAGCCGCTACCCGGATCCGGGCAGCGATCCGCAGCCGGAGATTAACCGCATGTTTGAAATGGTGGCGATGGCGAAGACGTCCACCAGCGGCCATGAAGCGGTTCAAATGTACGGCCGCGGGGCGGATACGGTGGTCATGAATCAGGACTACCGAATCTATGAGGCCAAGCAGGCCGTGCTCGAGCTTGATCGCGCCGGCTATGTCCCGCCGCAGCCGGGCAAGGCCCGGGTCGTCGGCCGCGACGGCCGCGCCGTGCTCCAGATGGGCGCCATCGACATGAAGCGAGGCGGATATATCAGCGACCACGATCTGCTGATTGCGAAGAAGCTGGCGCATATTTTGACTGGCGGCGACGTGCCGGCCGGAACCGTCGTCAGCGAGGAGCATCTGCTCGATCTGGAACGCGAGGCGTTCCTCAGCCTGCTCGGCGAGACGAAGACGCAGCAGCGCATGCAGCATATGCTCGCCAAGGGCAAGCCGCTGCGGAACTAG
- a CDS encoding (Fe-S)-binding protein, translating to MILDLINAVLFVGITGWAVYMFASVVYRRYLYIRLGKPANLKKDLKERLSQFAIQVFGHSKLFKDRKSGIMHFIVFYGFIILQFGAIDIIWKGLSGHGLPIPGYAGFILMQEITVALILLAIGYAAYRRYGEKLKRLKRGWKPSIVIFFITSLMVSVLLTMAFERLREDLPWSALAPISSSIAAAFAWMPSTAVTVCYFAFWWIHLLILLSFLVYVPQSKHFHLITAPINILVRRTDPPGKLSKLDLEEEEAESFGVGKIEDFTQKQMLDFYACVECGRCTNVCPASNTGKLLSPMHMIVKLRDHLTEKGAALTSKSPWMPASVFGSAGVHTMAATDLALVGWKGEGITDIGPTMEVQKRSWHQVEGVDPKDVQLIGGVMTEEEIWACTTCRNCEDQCPVANEHVDKIVDLRRHLVLMEGSVPQEGQRAMQNIERQGNPWGISRADRSKWVKEIDPEGTLDLNIPTVKENPDFDILFFVGSMGSYDNRSRKITRAFVRLMNEAGVNFAILGNEEKNSGDTPRRMGNEFLFQQLCMENIETFQKYDVKRIVTACPHTFNIFKNEYPEFGLTAEVLHHTELLDQLVKEGRLTPKHPIREKITYHDSCYLGRYNDVYDQPRNVLRAIPGVELLEMERTRENGMCCGAGGGQMWMEEDAGKRVNLARTEQALAVSPTMISSACPYCLTMLEDGTKLKEVEDSVRTRDIAEILELSVFGLSEIHEQEVVVQ from the coding sequence ATGATTCTTGATCTGATCAACGCCGTGCTCTTTGTTGGAATCACAGGCTGGGCGGTATATATGTTCGCGAGCGTGGTGTATCGCCGATACCTGTACATCCGTTTGGGAAAGCCGGCGAATTTGAAAAAGGATTTGAAGGAGCGCTTGAGCCAATTTGCGATTCAAGTGTTCGGCCATAGCAAGCTGTTCAAGGACCGCAAGAGCGGGATCATGCACTTTATCGTTTTTTATGGATTCATCATCTTGCAGTTTGGCGCGATCGACATTATATGGAAGGGCCTGTCAGGGCACGGACTTCCGATTCCGGGGTATGCGGGCTTCATCCTGATGCAGGAGATTACGGTGGCCCTCATTCTGCTCGCGATCGGCTATGCGGCATACCGGCGGTACGGCGAAAAGCTGAAGCGGCTGAAGCGCGGATGGAAGCCGAGCATCGTTATTTTCTTCATTACCTCGCTGATGGTTTCCGTACTGCTGACGATGGCATTCGAGCGGCTGCGGGAAGATCTTCCCTGGTCGGCATTGGCGCCGATCTCCTCAAGCATTGCCGCTGCGTTTGCCTGGATGCCTTCTACGGCGGTCACGGTATGTTATTTCGCATTCTGGTGGATCCATCTGCTCATTCTGTTGTCGTTCTTAGTCTACGTGCCGCAGTCGAAGCATTTTCACCTCATTACGGCGCCGATCAACATTCTGGTCCGTCGTACTGATCCTCCCGGCAAGCTCAGCAAGCTGGATCTGGAGGAAGAGGAGGCGGAGTCGTTTGGCGTCGGCAAAATCGAGGACTTCACCCAGAAGCAAATGCTCGATTTCTACGCCTGCGTCGAGTGCGGACGGTGCACGAATGTGTGTCCGGCCTCGAATACCGGCAAGCTGCTGTCGCCGATGCACATGATCGTGAAGCTGCGCGACCACCTGACGGAGAAAGGGGCGGCGCTTACCTCCAAGTCGCCGTGGATGCCGGCTTCGGTGTTTGGATCCGCCGGGGTGCATACAATGGCCGCCACCGATCTGGCGCTGGTCGGCTGGAAGGGTGAGGGCATTACCGATATCGGGCCGACGATGGAGGTCCAGAAGCGCTCCTGGCATCAGGTTGAGGGCGTGGATCCGAAGGATGTCCAGCTGATCGGCGGGGTCATGACGGAGGAAGAGATATGGGCCTGCACCACCTGCCGGAATTGCGAGGATCAATGCCCGGTCGCGAACGAGCACGTTGACAAAATCGTTGACCTACGGCGGCATCTGGTCCTGATGGAAGGCAGTGTGCCGCAGGAGGGGCAGCGTGCCATGCAAAACATCGAGCGCCAGGGCAATCCATGGGGCATCAGCCGTGCTGACCGCAGCAAATGGGTGAAGGAGATTGATCCGGAAGGAACGTTGGATTTAAACATTCCGACCGTGAAGGAAAATCCGGATTTCGACATCCTGTTCTTCGTCGGTTCCATGGGGTCCTATGACAACCGGAGCCGCAAAATCACCCGCGCCTTCGTCCGGCTCATGAATGAAGCGGGCGTGAACTTCGCCATTCTCGGCAATGAGGAGAAGAATTCGGGCGATACCCCGCGCCGGATGGGCAATGAATTTTTGTTCCAGCAGCTGTGCATGGAGAACATCGAGACGTTCCAGAAGTACGATGTGAAGCGAATCGTCACAGCTTGTCCGCATACCTTCAATATTTTCAAAAACGAATATCCGGAATTCGGGCTTACGGCTGAAGTCCTCCATCACACGGAGCTGCTGGATCAGCTGGTGAAGGAAGGCCGGCTTACGCCGAAGCATCCGATCCGGGAAAAAATCACCTACCACGATTCCTGCTACCTCGGCCGGTATAACGACGTCTATGACCAGCCGCGAAACGTGCTTCGCGCGATTCCGGGCGTGGAGCTGCTCGAGATGGAGCGCACCCGCGAGAACGGAATGTGCTGCGGAGCCGGCGGCGGCCAGATGTGGATGGAGGAGGATGCCGGCAAGCGCGTCAATCTGGCGCGAACCGAGCAGGCGCTGGCGGTCTCGCCGACGATGATCAGCTCGGCCTGCCCGTACTGCCTGACGATGCTGGAGGACGGCACGAAGCTGAAGGAAGTGGAGGACAGCGTAAGAACGCGGGATATCGCGGAAATTTTGGAGTTATCCGTATTTGGTCTATCCGAAATCCATGAACAGGAGGTCGTTGTGCAATGA
- a CDS encoding TetR/AcrR family transcriptional regulator, translating to MTSKKNEKYHLILQGALKVFAENGYHRSQVSKIAKAAGVADGTIYLYFKRKEDILIRLFQEKLGELVGKFHESVKGTTDAVEALRTVCSIHFSELESNPELAYVTQIELRQSDLELRKEIGNALKPYIVLIENILEQGIQEQKFRSDLNVKLVRSLIFGAMDEAVTSWLISGRKYSLSDQVGETLGFFLNGVSSGQ from the coding sequence ATGACAAGTAAAAAAAATGAGAAGTACCATCTGATCCTTCAAGGCGCCCTGAAAGTATTCGCCGAGAACGGCTACCACCGCTCCCAGGTGTCCAAGATCGCCAAGGCGGCCGGCGTAGCCGACGGTACCATCTATCTATACTTCAAGCGAAAGGAGGATATCTTGATCCGTCTGTTTCAGGAGAAGCTCGGCGAGCTCGTCGGAAAATTCCACGAAAGCGTGAAAGGAACGACCGACGCGGTGGAAGCGCTGCGGACCGTATGCAGCATTCATTTTTCCGAGCTGGAGAGCAATCCGGAGCTGGCTTATGTCACGCAGATCGAGCTGCGGCAGAGCGATCTCGAGCTTCGCAAGGAAATCGGCAATGCGCTTAAGCCCTATATTGTACTGATCGAGAATATCCTGGAGCAGGGTATCCAAGAGCAGAAGTTCCGCTCCGATCTTAACGTTAAGCTCGTGCGCAGCCTAATATTCGGAGCGATGGACGAAGCGGTAACCTCCTGGCTCATCTCGGGCCGCAAGTATTCCCTGTCCGATCAGGTGGGGGAGACGCTTGGATTTTTTCTGAACGGTGTGTCCAGCGGGCAATAA
- a CDS encoding electron transfer flavoprotein subunit beta/FixA family protein translates to MKIVVLLKQTFDTEEKIEIENGSIAEDGVKFVINPYDEYAVEEAVKLRDEHGGSVTLLSVGPDRTSEALRTALAMGADDAVLISDKRIPDDEYAVSKVLHAYLAKETPDLILGGNFSVDRGSGQVAIRLAGLLGIAHAGSITKLTISGNKAEVHRDAEGDLEVLEVQLPAIFTAQQGLNEPRYPSLPGIMKAKKKPFQTLSLDDLGLSEDEIRPATKQSNLSLPPERSAGRILKGEPAEVAHELVTLLRTESKVI, encoded by the coding sequence ATGAAGATTGTAGTATTGCTGAAGCAAACATTTGACACCGAGGAGAAGATTGAGATTGAGAACGGGTCGATTGCCGAGGATGGCGTCAAATTCGTGATCAATCCGTATGACGAATATGCTGTGGAGGAAGCCGTGAAGCTCCGCGACGAGCATGGCGGCAGCGTAACCCTTCTCTCGGTCGGTCCGGACCGCACGTCGGAGGCTTTGCGGACCGCGCTTGCGATGGGTGCGGACGATGCGGTGCTCATCTCGGATAAACGGATTCCGGATGACGAATATGCCGTATCGAAAGTGCTCCATGCGTATTTGGCTAAAGAAACGCCGGATCTGATTCTAGGCGGCAACTTCTCGGTAGACCGGGGTTCGGGCCAAGTCGCGATCCGCCTTGCTGGATTGCTCGGCATAGCCCATGCCGGATCGATTACCAAGCTTACGATCAGCGGCAATAAGGCTGAAGTGCACCGGGACGCTGAGGGCGATCTCGAAGTGCTGGAGGTTCAGCTGCCAGCGATTTTCACCGCTCAGCAGGGCTTGAACGAGCCGCGTTACCCGTCGCTGCCGGGCATTATGAAAGCGAAGAAGAAGCCGTTTCAAACGCTGTCGCTGGATGATCTCGGTCTCTCCGAGGACGAGATCCGCCCGGCGACGAAGCAAAGCAATCTGTCCTTGCCGCCGGAGCGCAGCGCCGGACGCATTCTGAAGGGTGAGCCTGCCGAGGTGGCGCATGAGCTTGTTACGCTGCTAAGAACCGAGTCCAAGGTGATCTAG
- a CDS encoding electron transfer flavoprotein subunit alpha/FixB family protein yields MSKTILVYAETRDGKLRQVALETLGAARLIAGDGDSIRILVAGSNITEAVSALKPYGGEVIYTVEHDDLEHYNPDAYMAAIEAVLGVAKPDAVLFGHTAIGRDLAPLVAASMNAGQISDVTAIENNGGEAVFTRPLYAGKAFEKRVFIDGPWVVTIRPNNIPAAEAVVGVDTSIEDVAFPAPSLRSVVKDVVRKTTGKIDLSEAKIVVSGGRGVKSADGFKPLEELAELLGGAVGASRGACDAGYCDYALQIGQTGKVVTPEIYIACGISGAIQHLAGMSQSRVIIAINKDPEAPIFKVADYGIVGDLFDIVPLLTQEFRKVLVS; encoded by the coding sequence ATGAGCAAAACGATACTGGTATACGCGGAAACCCGCGACGGGAAGCTGCGTCAGGTCGCCCTGGAAACGCTGGGGGCAGCCCGTCTGATCGCAGGTGACGGGGACAGCATCCGCATTCTCGTCGCTGGCTCGAACATTACGGAGGCCGTATCCGCGCTTAAGCCTTACGGCGGCGAAGTCATCTATACCGTTGAGCATGACGACCTGGAGCACTATAATCCCGACGCTTACATGGCGGCGATCGAAGCGGTGCTAGGCGTTGCGAAGCCGGATGCGGTTCTATTCGGACATACGGCGATCGGACGCGATCTCGCTCCGCTGGTGGCGGCTTCCATGAACGCCGGTCAAATCTCCGACGTAACCGCGATTGAGAATAACGGCGGCGAAGCGGTATTCACCCGTCCGCTCTATGCCGGCAAAGCGTTCGAGAAGCGGGTGTTCATAGACGGACCATGGGTGGTGACCATTCGGCCGAATAACATCCCGGCAGCCGAAGCTGTTGTGGGTGTGGACACGAGCATCGAGGATGTCGCCTTCCCTGCGCCTTCCCTCCGCTCCGTCGTTAAGGATGTCGTCCGCAAAACGACGGGAAAAATCGACCTCTCCGAGGCTAAAATCGTCGTCTCCGGCGGACGCGGCGTGAAGAGCGCTGACGGCTTCAAGCCGCTCGAGGAGCTGGCCGAGCTGCTTGGCGGCGCCGTCGGCGCTTCCCGGGGCGCATGCGATGCCGGATACTGCGATTATGCGCTCCAGATCGGGCAGACCGGCAAGGTGGTTACGCCGGAGATTTATATCGCTTGCGGCATCAGCGGCGCCATTCAGCACCTGGCGGGCATGAGCCAATCGCGGGTCATTATCGCGATCAACAAGGACCCGGAAGCGCCGATCTTCAAGGTAGCCGATTACGGCATCGTCGGCGACCTGTTCGATATCGTGCCGCTGCTCACCCAGGAATTCCGCAAGGTGCTGGTGTCTTAA
- a CDS encoding MazG nucleotide pyrophosphohydrolase domain-containing protein: MNEAQQWIKQFYGERGWTEHGPFIRIGFLMEEAGEAARAVRAFEIGRDRPDEEVSSQERLKQDLVEEIGDVLGNISLLADLYDISLEEAFRAHQQKLLKRFSS, translated from the coding sequence ATGAACGAAGCGCAGCAATGGATCAAGCAATTTTACGGAGAGCGGGGCTGGACTGAACACGGCCCTTTTATCCGAATCGGTTTTCTGATGGAGGAGGCGGGGGAAGCCGCCAGGGCAGTACGTGCTTTTGAAATCGGGAGAGACCGGCCGGACGAGGAAGTGTCGTCTCAAGAGCGGCTGAAGCAGGATTTGGTGGAGGAAATCGGCGACGTTCTTGGCAATATATCATTGCTGGCCGATCTCTATGATATATCGCTGGAGGAGGCATTTCGGGCTCATCAGCAGAAGCTGCTGAAACGGTTCAGCTCCTGA
- a CDS encoding TIGR00730 family Rossman fold protein produces MKSICVFAGSNMGEHPDYKTQAAALGELIARKQYRLVYGGSRVGLMGEVANTVLELGGEVIGVMPRGLFKGEIVHTGLTQLIEVADMHERKATMGKYADGFIALPGGFGTFEELFEVLCWSQIGIHQKPIGLLNIRNYYDPLMSLVQSSITAGFANSSHLNLINISDDPIKLLELMESYTPPTLDMKWKDLD; encoded by the coding sequence TTGAAATCAATATGCGTATTTGCAGGCTCGAACATGGGGGAGCATCCGGATTATAAGACCCAAGCGGCAGCGCTCGGCGAACTGATTGCCCGAAAACAATACCGGCTGGTGTACGGGGGGTCGCGTGTCGGACTGATGGGCGAGGTGGCCAATACGGTGCTTGAGCTTGGCGGCGAGGTCATTGGGGTCATGCCCCGGGGATTATTTAAGGGCGAAATTGTACATACCGGACTAACTCAGCTGATTGAAGTTGCGGATATGCATGAGCGTAAGGCAACGATGGGGAAATATGCCGACGGCTTTATCGCTTTGCCTGGGGGCTTCGGAACCTTTGAGGAATTGTTCGAGGTGTTGTGCTGGTCTCAAATCGGGATTCACCAGAAGCCGATCGGGCTGCTGAATATCCGGAATTACTACGACCCGCTGATGAGCCTGGTCCAATCCAGCATTACCGCGGGCTTTGCAAATTCATCCCATTTGAATCTGATCAACATTTCCGACGATCCGATCAAGCTTCTTGAGCTGATGGAGAGCTATACGCCGCCTACGCTGGATATGAAGTGGAAGGATCTTGATTAA
- a CDS encoding kanamycin nucleotidyltransferase C-terminal domain-containing protein codes for MLPYPAPTTREEKMKLVAQIKDRLLQLHGDAILAIGLYGSLAQGIDGPYSDIELRVITKDGFSLPGHEFIYPPFKIEIGMKQKREAMRSAATVDDSWAIKAGAYAHLQAIYDPDRLLDEIRTRPMHISDEAIRDVMREFMIWEPYETMGKIRNNKLAGNHGYLALGAKDLAWQSAKLIGLANKTFYTTRARTYEESLQMPSRPSGYDELIELVTRGQLHDSELVYERCEHLWTGLNEWFGEMGIEYKLDKLPF; via the coding sequence ATGCTGCCTTACCCTGCTCCCACGACAAGAGAGGAAAAAATGAAATTGGTCGCCCAAATCAAGGATCGGCTGCTTCAGCTTCATGGCGATGCCATTCTGGCGATCGGCCTGTACGGCTCGCTTGCCCAAGGGATCGACGGGCCTTACTCCGATATCGAGCTTCGGGTTATTACGAAGGATGGTTTCTCTCTTCCCGGGCATGAATTTATCTATCCCCCATTCAAAATCGAAATCGGAATGAAGCAAAAACGCGAAGCGATGCGCTCCGCGGCGACCGTTGACGATTCCTGGGCCATTAAGGCAGGCGCATATGCTCATTTGCAAGCAATCTATGATCCGGACCGGCTGCTCGATGAGATTCGCACACGGCCGATGCACATTTCCGACGAAGCAATTCGGGACGTAATGAGAGAATTTATGATTTGGGAGCCTTATGAAACGATGGGCAAAATCCGCAACAATAAATTGGCTGGCAATCACGGCTACCTGGCCCTCGGTGCCAAGGATCTGGCGTGGCAGAGCGCCAAGCTGATCGGGCTCGCCAACAAAACCTTCTATACTACCCGAGCCAGAACCTATGAGGAATCGCTTCAAATGCCATCTCGCCCATCGGGCTATGATGAGCTTATCGAATTGGTGACCCGCGGGCAGCTTCATGATTCGGAGCTGGTATATGAGCGCTGCGAGCATTTGTGGACTGGACTAAACGAATGGTTTGGGGAGATGGGCATCGAGTATAAGTTGGACAAGCTTCCTTTTTGA